From a single Sporosarcina oncorhynchi genomic region:
- the cysK gene encoding cysteine synthase A gives MSRIGITVADLVGKTPLVKMNRMAGPDSADIYLKLEYFNPGSSVKDRIALAMIEAAEKSGDLKEGSTIIEPTSGNTGIGLAMIAAAKGYNSVLVMPDTMSMERRNLLRAYGADLVLTPGAEGMKGAIAKAEELSEKNGWFMPQQFNNEANPEIHRLTTGPEIADALERVDAFVSGIGTGGTITGVGSVLKERFQDVKIIAVEPTDSAVLSGGKPGPHKIQGIGAGFIPKVLDTDIYDEIIQVSNDEAYDTARRAAKEEGILGGVSSGAAIFAALKIAKKLGKGKTVVAILPSNGERYLSTPLYQFEEE, from the coding sequence ATGAGTAGAATCGGAATTACGGTTGCAGACCTTGTAGGTAAGACCCCTTTGGTAAAGATGAATCGTATGGCGGGGCCGGATAGTGCGGATATTTACTTGAAATTGGAGTATTTTAATCCGGGGTCGAGTGTTAAGGATCGCATCGCGCTTGCAATGATTGAAGCGGCGGAAAAATCGGGTGACTTAAAAGAAGGAAGCACAATTATCGAGCCGACCAGTGGGAATACAGGTATTGGTCTCGCGATGATTGCTGCAGCAAAAGGGTATAACTCCGTGCTTGTCATGCCGGATACAATGAGTATGGAGCGGCGCAATTTGCTTCGTGCCTATGGAGCGGACCTAGTGTTAACGCCAGGCGCGGAAGGTATGAAAGGTGCTATAGCAAAAGCGGAGGAATTATCAGAGAAAAATGGCTGGTTCATGCCACAGCAATTCAATAATGAAGCGAATCCTGAAATTCATCGATTAACGACGGGTCCTGAAATTGCAGATGCACTCGAACGCGTAGATGCTTTCGTTTCAGGAATAGGCACGGGTGGTACGATCACAGGCGTTGGCAGTGTATTAAAAGAACGATTCCAGGACGTCAAGATTATTGCTGTGGAACCGACTGACTCCGCAGTACTTTCTGGAGGTAAGCCGGGTCCACATAAGATTCAAGGTATCGGTGCGGGGTTCATTCCAAAAGTATTAGACACGGACATTTACGATGAGATTATTCAAGTCTCAAATGATGAAGCGTATGACACAGCGAGACGCGCGGCAAAAGAGGAAGGGATTCTCGGTGGTGTATCTTCCGGGGCAGCAATTTTCGCTGCGTTAAAAATTGCGAAAAAACTAGGTAAAGGTAAAACGGTCGTAGCTATTCTGCCGTCCAACGGTGAGCGTTATTTGAGTACACCACTTTATCAGTTCGAAGAAGAGTGA